The Campylobacter sp. CN_NE2 region AATTTTATTTATCGTATCTTTTAGGATTTCGGCTGCCGTTTTGATAAGCAGTAGCGAAATTATCACGCCCAAATACGCTTCCAAACTTACGCCAAAAAATATAAAAATAAAAGCAGCCACTAGCGTAGAAAATGAAACCAAAGTATCAAATTTAGCTTCAACACCACTAGCGATTAGCGAATCTGAATTTGCTCTAACGCCCATTTTCTGCGTATAAATTCCTAAAAATAGCTTCACAACCACCGCCACAGCGATGATAATAAGTGAAACATTATCATACTCAGGAAGCTCCGGCGAAATAATTTTTTTTACCGAACTAATAACCGCCGTAAAGCCCGTATATAGGATAATTACGCCGATAGTAAGCGCTGTGAGATACTCGATTCTGCCATGCCCGTAAGGGTGATCTTTGTCCGGCTTTTTTCCGGCAAGTTTAAGCCCGATAATCGTAATCACTGAGCTTAGAGCGTCGCTTATGTTATTTATAGCATCAACCATAATCGCAATCGAATTTGTAAAAAATCCAATCGCACCCTTAAACGCCGATAAAATCACATTTGTAATAATGCCGATAATGCTTGTTTTTAAGATAATCTTATCTCTGCTGATAATCTTTTCAGGGATTTGCACCTATTTTCCTTAAATTTTTTTAGTGATTTTATCAAAAATATCTTAAATTTGATAAAGTAAAATTTAAATTTGCTTGATTTTTGGATTAAAATTCGCACCATAAGCATAGGTATAAATTTTAAAATATTCATCAAATTTGGCATTTTTGTGGTTGCTTAAAAGTTCCATTTTTACACCCCAAAGGCTTATTTTTATGCCTGTGTCAAATAATCCATTTTTAAGATAAAATCTTTTTCGTTTAAATTTGAGCGAATTTTCTGAGACATTTTCGGTGCTTTCGATTTCGCAAAAAATAGCTTTGTTTTTATAAATTTGCATTAAATTTGACAAAACTGTCCCGCCGATTTTTTGTGCTTTGAATTTTGGCAAAATCGCCAAATAATCAATCAACACAGCACCAGATGAAATCAAACTAACACAAAGCCCCACAAATTTGGCATTTTTATAAACGGCATAAATTTCGCCCTTTTGCTCGGCACATGATCGCAAAATCATCGCAAACGGCTTTCTCTCGCATTTTGGAAAAGAACGCCTATAAAGCGTTTTTATCTTTTTTAACTCGGTTTTGCTAAGTTTTGTTTTTAAATTTATCATTGCCAAATCAACTAAATTTATGCCAAATTTAATCAAATTTGCTTTTTTCGAATATTCGTTATCGTCTCGCCGCCGATTGCGTAGTTATCGGTGCTAAGCTCATCGATGATGACGACG contains the following coding sequences:
- a CDS encoding GNAT family N-acetyltransferase, which translates into the protein MIKFGINLVDLAMINLKTKLSKTELKKIKTLYRRSFPKCERKPFAMILRSCAEQKGEIYAVYKNAKFVGLCVSLISSGAVLIDYLAILPKFKAQKIGGTVLSNLMQIYKNKAIFCEIESTENVSENSLKFKRKRFYLKNGLFDTGIKISLWGVKMELLSNHKNAKFDEYFKIYTYAYGANFNPKIKQI
- a CDS encoding cation diffusion facilitator family transporter: MQIPEKIISRDKIILKTSIIGIITNVILSAFKGAIGFFTNSIAIMVDAINNISDALSSVITIIGLKLAGKKPDKDHPYGHGRIEYLTALTIGVIILYTGFTAVISSVKKIISPELPEYDNVSLIIIAVAVVVKLFLGIYTQKMGVRANSDSLIASGVEAKFDTLVSFSTLVAAFIFIFFGVSLEAYLGVIISLLLIKTAAEILKDTINKILGTRPNLETIKAIYKEIRSIDGVLGAYDLMFHDYGPDKMLGSVHIEVVEDMTAGEIDTLIRRIQREIFTKFSVVIDAVGIYALNLKNPQVKEIHRAIKKLVLDNEFVLQMHGFYVNLDEKIISFDMIIDFDAPDRDELYRQIVAKVANEFSDYEVLIALDNDYSG